The region ACGGCGTATCGCAAACAAGATGGCGTGCTTTCATAATAGGCTGTAAATTCGCAGACCCTGAAGGTGTTTTCCCTCCGAAAAAAACAAACTACAATATCAACAACGGTTATCGCAAAGCGTTTTCTGAAGAGTTCGACTCATATATTGTGAATCCTTCGCCGTGGAGAAACGTTCGCGATGCCATCGCCGATCTGCCGCCGCCGGTCGGAACGGAAATTCGGGACATCCCGCCCCCGCTTGACCTTCACTTCGGACGTACGCCTACGCCGATGAGTATGAAACGTTATCGCGCTATACCGAAAGAGGGGATGAATCGATTCGACCTTCAAAAGAAAGCGCCGGATATTACTCCTGCATGTTGGATTCGCAAAACATCCGGCGGTACTGATCTATTCGGAAGGCTCTGGTGGGATAGGCCGTCTTTTACTATAAGAACGGAGTTTTTCAAACCGGAGAAAGGGCGCTATCTTCATCCCGTGCAGCATCGGCCTATAACCCACCGAGAGGCTGCGAGACTGCAATCATTCCCCGATGATTTCAGATTCGTCGGGACAAAGATAGAAGTAGCGAAACAAATAGGCAACGCAGTCCCGCCATTGTTGGCCGCGCGCATCGCCGATTGTGTATACACGTTGCTTCTGTCCAAGGAAATAAATCGATGTCGGACGTCTTCAGCAGGAAAAAAAGAAGCTGGATTATGGCGCGAGTTTCAGGTAGCAACACAAAGCCTGAAATAATCGTCCGAAGAATACTTTACGGCTTGGGTTTTCGTTATCGTATAAATGTCCGAAAGTTGCCAGGCACTCCCGATATTGTATTATCGAAGCATAATAAAGTGGTCTTCGTTCATGGCTGTTTCTGGCATGGCCATAAAGGCTGTAAACGTTCCAAGAGGCCAACTACGAATGTCGCTTTTTGGAACAGGAAAATAGACAAGAACATCGAGAGAGACAAAAACGGTTTAAAAGAACTTCGGCGGCTCGGTTGGAAGCCGCTGGTGATTTGGGAATGCCAGACAAAGAAACTCGAATCACTGGAAAAAAGGCTCGTTCGCTTTTTCAAATAGGGGGTGCTTAATGGGATCGAAAGACAAACTGCGGGCATATCTTGAAGCGAACGTAGGCAAAGTTCTTAAGACGGCTACACTTCGCAAGGTCGCAGGCGTAAGCGAGTACGCACGAAGACTTCGAGAATTACGCGATCAAGAAGGCATGCAGATTCGCTCCCATATCGACAGGCACGACCTCAAACCCGGCGAATACGTGCTTGAAAGTCTAAAGAGAATTCCGATGCTGGGACGCGGCATATCACCCCAGCTACGTAATGAAATTCTTGAGCGCAACGGTTTCACCTGCCGACTATGCGGTGCCGGATCTACCGACCCCGATCCATTCAATCCTTCTCGAAAAATCCGGCTTCATATCGACCATATCATTCCACTGAGCCAAGACGGCACAAACGATAAGAACAATCTGCGAGTGCTCTGTTCCGCGTGCAATCAAGGCCGATCAAATATTCAGCCGCTTACCGAATCTGCTCGAAATGTTTTGGCCCGTATCCGTCGCCTTCCTCGTGCATCTCAAAAAGAAGTTTATGAAGCGTTGAAGAAGGCATTTGCAGAATAAAGTTCGGCCTGATATATCCTTGTCTTTACAATACGCGATGAACGTCCAACAAGCGGCTCGACACCGTCCGGGCTTCGCCCGGCGGGTCAGCCGCGCGTTATATTTTCCATCACGCCCCTCGGTCTGACACCAGGTAGAACACCGAGAAGAAGAGGATTTTCATGCCACGACTGACCGAACAAGAACAACAAGAGATCATCCGTTTTCTGGAGGCGGGCAAACCGCTGCCGGACAAATTTCGTTTCCTGCTCTTTGAGGACAAGCGCGAGGTCGAATTGGTCTGGAACGGCAAGACCAGCGAGGTCTCCAATATCGTGCTGCCCTTTCAGGTGATCGAGCAGGTGGACGAGCCGCGCGCCGAAAGGCCAGAGGACACGTCACCACAAGGATTGCTTTTTGACGAGCGCGGCCGCCAACTCAAGGGCTGGACAAACAAGCTCATCTGGGGTGACAACAAGTTGATCCTCTCATCGCTGAAGAACGGCCCCCTGCGCGAGGAGATTGAAAAGCAGGGCGGCCTTAAGCTGATCTACATCGACCCGCCCTTCGACGTCGGCGCGGATTTCAGCATGGACATCGAGATCGGCGGCGACACCTTCACGAAAAACCCCA is a window of Nitrospirae bacterium CG2_30_53_67 DNA encoding:
- a CDS encoding DNA (cytosine-5-)-methyltransferase, producing the protein MTKNRKYDKTKKDIPLVAEEEAVYLARVDGTLQDVKLKPKLIDLFAGAGGMTLGFTKLTGHGFEPVWANDFNDHAARTYNANFGNHCIVGDIVSILENPRTKIPKADVVIGGPPCQGFSLLNKNRDDDPRKQLWRPYMDIVERSGASIFVMENVPQMLDSFEHGEIIGVAESLGFKLRWAKLCAADYGVSQTRWRAFIIGCKFADPEGVFPPKKTNYNINNGYRKAFSEEFDSYIVNPSPWRNVRDAIADLPPPVGTEIRDIPPPLDLHFGRTPTPMSMKRYRAIPKEGMNRFDLQKKAPDITPACWIRKTSGGTDLFGRLWWDRPSFTIRTEFFKPEKGRYLHPVQHRPITHREAARLQSFPDDFRFVGTKIEVAKQIGNAVPPLLAARIADCVYTLLLSKEINRCRTSSAGKKEAGLWREFQVATQSLK